A window of Puntigrus tetrazona isolate hp1 chromosome 11, ASM1883169v1, whole genome shotgun sequence contains these coding sequences:
- the vgll4b gene encoding transcription cofactor vestigial-like protein 4b isoform X1 — MRARVSHHLLGRAFHHSAHSSRRCVSAASSGSLSGAFLRVSPRVRPRMETPLDVLSRAASLVHQDDEKREAALRGESRMPAMSLSSAVSNHRTGPPPISPSKRKHSGDQADDDIDCNSEHVAKMSRLFVAQLGKPANGDYRKDPRDRSRSPIERISASPMSLVGGHLYAHMPSLAMDQPLALTKNMDAARTVAISPTASPIERQQNRPSVITCAPANNRNCNLTHCTVSHNGCSPGLTSSYRRPSNSNTACDPVIEEHFRRSLGKNYKEPEPVTNSVSITGSVDDHFAKALGETWLQIKAKGSSSASPDSSPNGHMVNHNHSPSLVS, encoded by the exons ATGAGAGCCCGCGTCTCCCATCACCTGCTAGGAAGAGCATTCCATCATTCCGCGCATTCTTCCCGGCGCTGCGTCTCCGCGGCGAGCTCCGGGTCGCTCTCTGGGGCTTTTCTCCGCGTCTCTCCTCG GGTCCGGCCCAGGATGGAAACGCCTTTGGATGTTTTGTCGAGAGCAGCCTCTTTAGTGCACCAGGATGATGAGAAAC GTGAGGCTGCTTTGAGAGGCGAGTCCAGAATGCCGGCCATGTCCCTGTCCTCTGCAGTCAGCAATCACAGGACAGGCCCCCCTCCCATCAGCCCCAGCAAGAGAAAGCACAGCGGGGACCAAGCAGACGACGACATCGACTGTAACAGCGAGCATGTGGCCAAGATGAGCCGGCTGTTTGTCGCACAGTT AGGCAAGCCTGCCAATGGGGACTACCGCAAGGACCCCCGGGATCGCAGCCGCAGCCCCATAGAGCGCATCAGCGCCTCCCCGATGAGTCTGGTTGGTGGTCACCTGTACGCGCACATGCCCAGCCTGGCCATGGACCAGCCTCTCGCACTGACCAAAAACATGGACGCCGCCCGCACTGTCGCCATCTCTCCCACCGCCAGCCCCATCGAGCGCCAGCAG aatCGTCCCTCTGTGATCACATGTGCCCCAGCGAACAACCGAAACTGTAACCTCACCCACTGCACGGTGTCTCACAACGGCTGCTCGCCCGGCCTGACTTCAAGCTACCGCAGACCCTCCAACT CGAACACGGCCTGCGACCCCGTCATCGAGGAGCATTTCCGCCGCAGCCTGGGGAAGAACTACAAGGAGCCCGAGCCCGTGACAAACTCGGTGTCCATCACGGGATCGGTGGACGACCACTTCGCCAAGGCTCTGGGCGAGACGTGGCTGCAGATCAAGGCCAAGGGCAGCTCCTCGGCCAGCCCAGACTCCTCGCCCAACGGCCACATGGTCAACCACAATCACTCCCCTTCCCTCGTGTCTTGA
- the vgll4b gene encoding transcription cofactor vestigial-like protein 4b isoform X2 has protein sequence MLFTKMDLLNYQYLDKMNNNIGILCYEGEAALRGESRMPAMSLSSAVSNHRTGPPPISPSKRKHSGDQADDDIDCNSEHVAKMSRLFVAQLGKPANGDYRKDPRDRSRSPIERISASPMSLVGGHLYAHMPSLAMDQPLALTKNMDAARTVAISPTASPIERQQNRPSVITCAPANNRNCNLTHCTVSHNGCSPGLTSSYRRPSNSNTACDPVIEEHFRRSLGKNYKEPEPVTNSVSITGSVDDHFAKALGETWLQIKAKGSSSASPDSSPNGHMVNHNHSPSLVS, from the exons ATGCTTTTTACCAAAATGGACCTGTTGAACTACCAGTACTTGGACAAGATGAACAACAACATCGGCATCCTGTGCTACGAAG GTGAGGCTGCTTTGAGAGGCGAGTCCAGAATGCCGGCCATGTCCCTGTCCTCTGCAGTCAGCAATCACAGGACAGGCCCCCCTCCCATCAGCCCCAGCAAGAGAAAGCACAGCGGGGACCAAGCAGACGACGACATCGACTGTAACAGCGAGCATGTGGCCAAGATGAGCCGGCTGTTTGTCGCACAGTT AGGCAAGCCTGCCAATGGGGACTACCGCAAGGACCCCCGGGATCGCAGCCGCAGCCCCATAGAGCGCATCAGCGCCTCCCCGATGAGTCTGGTTGGTGGTCACCTGTACGCGCACATGCCCAGCCTGGCCATGGACCAGCCTCTCGCACTGACCAAAAACATGGACGCCGCCCGCACTGTCGCCATCTCTCCCACCGCCAGCCCCATCGAGCGCCAGCAG aatCGTCCCTCTGTGATCACATGTGCCCCAGCGAACAACCGAAACTGTAACCTCACCCACTGCACGGTGTCTCACAACGGCTGCTCGCCCGGCCTGACTTCAAGCTACCGCAGACCCTCCAACT CGAACACGGCCTGCGACCCCGTCATCGAGGAGCATTTCCGCCGCAGCCTGGGGAAGAACTACAAGGAGCCCGAGCCCGTGACAAACTCGGTGTCCATCACGGGATCGGTGGACGACCACTTCGCCAAGGCTCTGGGCGAGACGTGGCTGCAGATCAAGGCCAAGGGCAGCTCCTCGGCCAGCCCAGACTCCTCGCCCAACGGCCACATGGTCAACCACAATCACTCCCCTTCCCTCGTGTCTTGA
- the tamm41 gene encoding phosphatidate cytidylyltransferase, mitochondrial isoform X2 has product MTAPVLHGSAALFRRILSRFPQDLSLAFAYGSAVFRQTGSSPGRMGNMLDFVFAVDDPVTWHTMNLLENRKHYSFLRYLGPKHISSVQSEYGAGVYFNTLVPAEDRVIKYGVISTDALIDDLLHWKTLYIAGRLHKPVQIVLQNESGELRAALLGNLKSAVTASFLMLPESFSEEELFLQIAGLSYSGDFRMLFGEDKSKVSNLVKDSVPHFRRLYSGILQECPQVVYKPQQGRLEVDKSPEGQFTQLMALPRCLQQQITRLVERPGKNRDVEEVLLQVAQDPDCGSVVQQGISSIVKASSISQSIKGIATAGLVKTLSYSTRKLQKMWRGWRRRRAV; this is encoded by the exons atgacggCCCCGGTTCTTCACGGCAGCGCCGCGCTCTTCAGGAGGATCCTCAGCCGCTTCCCGCAGGACCTCAGCCTGGCCTTCGCCTACGGCTCCGCGGTGTTCCGGCAGACGGGCAGCTCCCCGGGGCGGATGGGG AACATGCTGGACTTCGTGTTTGCGGTGGACGACCCGGTCACGTGGCACACCATGAACCTCCTGGAGAACCGGAAGCATTACTCCTTCCTCAGATACCTGGGGCCCAAACACATCAGCAGCGTCCAGAGCGAGTACGGGGCCGGGGTTTACTTCAACACGCTGGTCCCCGCCGAAGACCGG GTGATCAAGTACGGCGTGATCTCCACCGACGCTCTGATCGACGACCTGCTCCACTGGAAGACCCTGTACATAGCAGGACGCTTACACAAACCT GTCCAGATCGTGCTCCAGAACGAGAGCGGCGAGCTGCGGGCGGCTCTGCTGGGGAATCTAAAGAGCGCCGTCACCGCCTCCTTCCTCATGCTCCCCGAGAGCTTCTCAGAAGAAGAGCTCTTCCTCCAGATCGCAGGCTTGTCCTACTCCG GGGATTTCAGGATGCTGTTTGGAGAGGACAAATCCAAGGTGTCCAACCTCGTTAAAGACAGCGTGCCTCACTTCCGCCGGCTATACAGCGGTATTCTTCAGGAGTGTCCTCAGGTGGTGTACAAGCCTCAGCAGGGCCGGCTGGAG GTGGACAAGAGCCCCGAGGGTCAGTTCACGCAGCTCATGGCTCTCCCTCGCTGTCTCCAGCAGCAGATCACGCGTCTGGTGGAGCGGCCCGGGAAGAACCGAGACGTGGAGGAGGTCCTGCTGCAGGTGGCCCAGGACCCCGACTGCGGCTCCGTCGTGCAGCAAG GGATTTCCTCAATCGTGAAAGCCTCCAGCATTTCACAGAGCATCAAAGGAATCGCCACCGCTG GTCTCGTCAAAACTCTGTCGTACAGCACGAGAAAGCTGCAGAAGATGTGGAGAGGCTGGCGAAGACGGCGCGCTGTTTAG
- the tamm41 gene encoding phosphatidate cytidylyltransferase, mitochondrial isoform X1, translating to MTAPVLHGSAALFRRILSRFPQDLSLAFAYGSAVFRQTGSSPGRMGKNMLDFVFAVDDPVTWHTMNLLENRKHYSFLRYLGPKHISSVQSEYGAGVYFNTLVPAEDRVIKYGVISTDALIDDLLHWKTLYIAGRLHKPVQIVLQNESGELRAALLGNLKSAVTASFLMLPESFSEEELFLQIAGLSYSGDFRMLFGEDKSKVSNLVKDSVPHFRRLYSGILQECPQVVYKPQQGRLEVDKSPEGQFTQLMALPRCLQQQITRLVERPGKNRDVEEVLLQVAQDPDCGSVVQQGISSIVKASSISQSIKGIATAGLVKTLSYSTRKLQKMWRGWRRRRAV from the exons atgacggCCCCGGTTCTTCACGGCAGCGCCGCGCTCTTCAGGAGGATCCTCAGCCGCTTCCCGCAGGACCTCAGCCTGGCCTTCGCCTACGGCTCCGCGGTGTTCCGGCAGACGGGCAGCTCCCCGGGGCGGATGGGG AAGAACATGCTGGACTTCGTGTTTGCGGTGGACGACCCGGTCACGTGGCACACCATGAACCTCCTGGAGAACCGGAAGCATTACTCCTTCCTCAGATACCTGGGGCCCAAACACATCAGCAGCGTCCAGAGCGAGTACGGGGCCGGGGTTTACTTCAACACGCTGGTCCCCGCCGAAGACCGG GTGATCAAGTACGGCGTGATCTCCACCGACGCTCTGATCGACGACCTGCTCCACTGGAAGACCCTGTACATAGCAGGACGCTTACACAAACCT GTCCAGATCGTGCTCCAGAACGAGAGCGGCGAGCTGCGGGCGGCTCTGCTGGGGAATCTAAAGAGCGCCGTCACCGCCTCCTTCCTCATGCTCCCCGAGAGCTTCTCAGAAGAAGAGCTCTTCCTCCAGATCGCAGGCTTGTCCTACTCCG GGGATTTCAGGATGCTGTTTGGAGAGGACAAATCCAAGGTGTCCAACCTCGTTAAAGACAGCGTGCCTCACTTCCGCCGGCTATACAGCGGTATTCTTCAGGAGTGTCCTCAGGTGGTGTACAAGCCTCAGCAGGGCCGGCTGGAG GTGGACAAGAGCCCCGAGGGTCAGTTCACGCAGCTCATGGCTCTCCCTCGCTGTCTCCAGCAGCAGATCACGCGTCTGGTGGAGCGGCCCGGGAAGAACCGAGACGTGGAGGAGGTCCTGCTGCAGGTGGCCCAGGACCCCGACTGCGGCTCCGTCGTGCAGCAAG GGATTTCCTCAATCGTGAAAGCCTCCAGCATTTCACAGAGCATCAAAGGAATCGCCACCGCTG GTCTCGTCAAAACTCTGTCGTACAGCACGAGAAAGCTGCAGAAGATGTGGAGAGGCTGGCGAAGACGGCGCGCTGTTTAG
- the tamm41 gene encoding phosphatidate cytidylyltransferase, mitochondrial isoform X3 translates to MLPESFSEEELFLQIAGLSYSGDFRMLFGEDKSKVSNLVKDSVPHFRRLYSGILQECPQVVYKPQQGRLEVDKSPEGQFTQLMALPRCLQQQITRLVERPGKNRDVEEVLLQVAQDPDCGSVVQQGISSIVKASSISQSIKGIATAGLVKTLSYSTRKLQKMWRGWRRRRAV, encoded by the exons ATGCTCCCCGAGAGCTTCTCAGAAGAAGAGCTCTTCCTCCAGATCGCAGGCTTGTCCTACTCCG GGGATTTCAGGATGCTGTTTGGAGAGGACAAATCCAAGGTGTCCAACCTCGTTAAAGACAGCGTGCCTCACTTCCGCCGGCTATACAGCGGTATTCTTCAGGAGTGTCCTCAGGTGGTGTACAAGCCTCAGCAGGGCCGGCTGGAG GTGGACAAGAGCCCCGAGGGTCAGTTCACGCAGCTCATGGCTCTCCCTCGCTGTCTCCAGCAGCAGATCACGCGTCTGGTGGAGCGGCCCGGGAAGAACCGAGACGTGGAGGAGGTCCTGCTGCAGGTGGCCCAGGACCCCGACTGCGGCTCCGTCGTGCAGCAAG GGATTTCCTCAATCGTGAAAGCCTCCAGCATTTCACAGAGCATCAAAGGAATCGCCACCGCTG GTCTCGTCAAAACTCTGTCGTACAGCACGAGAAAGCTGCAGAAGATGTGGAGAGGCTGGCGAAGACGGCGCGCTGTTTAG